The Porphyromonas sp. oral taxon 275 DNA window GCGCTGCTGGTATGATCGGGTCAAACATGGCACAGACTGCTGCCATGATGGCTCTGACGCCTAACATCTGTCTCTATGACCCCTTCCCCACGGGACTCGAGGGTGTCGCGGAGGAAATCCGCCACTGTGGCTTCGAGGGGCTGAACCTTACCTTTACCTCTGATATCAAGGAGGCTCTCACCGGGGCTAAGTACGTAGTATCCTCGGGTGGCGCTCCTCGTAAGGACGGCATGACCCGCGAGGATCTGCTCAAGGGCAACGCTGAGATCGCAGCCCAGCTGGGTAAGGATATCAAGGCTTACTGCCCCGATGTCCGCCACGTAGTCATTATCTTCAACCCCGCTGACATCACGGGGCTCGTCACTCTGATCCACTCCGGGCTACGTCCCGAGCAGGTCACGACCCTCGCTGCTCTCGACTCTACGCGTCTGCAGAGCGAGCTCGCCAAGCACTTCGGCGTAGCACAGAGCGAAGTCGTAGGGGCTCGTACCTACGGTGGCCACGGTGAGGCTATGGCTGTCTTCTCGAGCGGTGCTACCGTCGCTGGCAAGCCGCTCTCCTCGCTCATCGGTACCGAGGCGCTGTCCGAGGCTACCTGGGCTGAGATCAAGGAACGCGTCACGAAGGGCGGTGCCAACATCATCAAGCTCCGTGGTCGCTCCTCCTTCCAGAGCCCTGCCTATGTCTCTATCGAGATGATCCGCGCTGCTATGGGTGGTGCTCCCTTCCGTTGGCCCGCTGGCTGCTATGTCAATATCGACGGTATGGACCATGTCGTCATGGGCATGGAGACGGTGCTCGACAAGGATGGTGTACACTACAGCCACGAGCTCAAGGGGAGCGAAGCCGAGAAGGCTGCACTCAAGAAGAGCTACGAGCATCTGGTGAAGATGCGCGACGAGGTCATCGGCATGGGCGTCATCCCTGCTGTGGCTGATTGGAGCAAGGTTAACCCCAATCTCTAGGCCGCGCAAGGACGATTCCCGTCCACGACGCTTTGAGCCCCCTATCCTCCAGTTGCCTTAGGGCGCTGCAGGGTAGGGGGCTTTGCTATGTCTACTCTTGGACAAGGTCAGCCGCTTGGGACGGTTTACAGCGGCTTTCCCTCTTGTGCGCTCGCTACGAGGCTGTAGAGGAAGTCGGCGCAGTAGCCTTGGAAGTTGCATAAGGTGAAGCGGCCAAGACTGCTGCGCTTTGGCTTGGAGTGATGCTGAAGTCCTTGCTGCAGCGCGATGCGAGTAGTGGGGGAGGGCTCGTGAAGGATATCAGTCAGGAGGCTGAGGGCCGTCAGTGGCGAGCGTGAGGGATAGGCATTAGCAGCCTGAGGGATATCCCTCATAGAGCCTAGTGGCGGGCTGTCGGCGTGCTACGGCTTTTTCTGAACCCCGCTGAGGAGGCTTGGCCTAAGAGCTGTATCTTTGCAGCACGAAAGATTACAGATAAGTACAGACGATATGGATATACAGGAATACCAGTCAGAGTATCGGGCTAAGGTGCTGCAGCAGCTGACGGACTACGCTCGGGAGAAGGGATATGGCAGTGTTCGCCTCCTAGAGACCGATGACCTAGACGAGATCGCCCCAGTCTTGCTTCGGGCTTATTTCGCTGACTCCGTACCCGACTTTGCCCAGTATCCTGCGGTCTCACTAGGCTGGAGCTGCTTCGTCGGCGTCGCGCTCGCGGTCCTATGGGACAGCGACTGGGAGAAGTATGGGGCGGCTCCGGAGCAGCTCTACCCGATGATACGCGATGCGCGTGGCTGGGATGAGCTGGATGAGTACGTCCTGGAGGAGGTGCTGGGGTGGCAGCTGGATAGTGAGGAGGCGAAGGCGCTGACGAACTTCTTCAAAAGCGCTGTAGAGCTCTGCTATACGACGCTGCGCCATGAGCGTATCGAGCCCGGGACGCCTGCGGCCTTCCAGCTCTATGGGGCCACGGTCTTCGCCCTCTATAAGCTCGGAGTCTCCGCCGGGCTGAAGATCCTAGGCTATAAGCTGGAGGCGGTGCAGCCTCAGTCTATGGGGCTGCCGAACTAAGGTGTAGCTGGGCGCGGGCTCTGTGTGGACTCGCCGAGCAGGCGGCATAGGGTCGAAGCCGATGCTGTAGAACCACTTTGCTAGGCTACTTGCAGCGAATAGATATTCTTATTACCTTTGCACCAGCAAGCCCTAAGGGGTATCAAGATCGCGGTAGTAGCTCAGTTGGTAGAGCATCAGCTTCCCAAGCTGAGGGTCA harbors:
- a CDS encoding malate dehydrogenase produces the protein MSYLTQDKLTIVGAAGMIGSNMAQTAAMMALTPNICLYDPFPTGLEGVAEEIRHCGFEGLNLTFTSDIKEALTGAKYVVSSGGAPRKDGMTREDLLKGNAEIAAQLGKDIKAYCPDVRHVVIIFNPADITGLVTLIHSGLRPEQVTTLAALDSTRLQSELAKHFGVAQSEVVGARTYGGHGEAMAVFSSGATVAGKPLSSLIGTEALSEATWAEIKERVTKGGANIIKLRGRSSFQSPAYVSIEMIRAAMGGAPFRWPAGCYVNIDGMDHVVMGMETVLDKDGVHYSHELKGSEAEKAALKKSYEHLVKMRDEVIGMGVIPAVADWSKVNPNL